A genomic region of Lytechinus pictus isolate F3 Inbred chromosome 2, Lp3.0, whole genome shotgun sequence contains the following coding sequences:
- the LOC129272415 gene encoding uncharacterized protein LOC129272415, with amino-acid sequence MASIPVINIPDDEDGASPAGLPNITVDDVDSDHPTSVKEHTRTSLTTVKISPDNLSVGDGKRRRSIIEIENTTVTQQSFAIVPKPLEKDGGLVVPPVSQRRRISVVQWRDINESLFDDTIKFEDTGLDHGVTNNAIRPGLRNIEDTFWNGKKALIPDYDLMRKIDEIAINGPKIPQTDIKSLVLKLTETAEGELQKIRIIFRWISHNISYDSAFLNTNIRADQSPAAVLHSGTALCEGFSQLLSEMSRLAGIRCETIIGVSKSIGFYPGATDYLYNQGRHAWNRIRIEDQWYYCDSAWAAGVSKHDGDGAYIFERRWGEGFFLANPDQFTATHFPIENGSHPDLEPWSNSIQVGRAAFLFKLKCLSHDKGIINAKDNKVSIRIKSEYPLNAFFRLTRQNHDGEEVMNCVLHWWKDDVLNCRVEFQEPGKYIYTAYGTLPQQEHGPGNHAFSSIVAEYYGTRLMSFTILAEGDNSGTPLPIENGDIWGIDPRCLQRGFSAISHQDPFVDAIDGRATISFKQVGDIMPTVSHFSHTDSPDVHLEDHVYIETVGQRLVCHISCPRPGKYTFIVKMKYADDKYHHAASYVITSTRKFKGGDDAPITFPRGHNGIWGPNDEFFKMGLSVRGPDSSTILAKEGECYFVIRCDKSQDMETNLTLKVGGSDNELRDGHAFVQSAKGKSTTTASISLCLSEAGMYELKLFARLHAGIDMSYVGSWLVVCERPCYKSLFPKGAVKCGPTEEFSKHGLKYDKEALVETVEGECEIEVTLTEEVFLTFSLKSGDTEKDIHQGKMFGEVIERDERKVAVFHFRLHETGLYAFRLFVKKTPKQDKATYVGMWLIDCHEVSAKEPYPPHSGLWGPNQVFRDAGMSLVNLETSHIRLPKGEGKLCIRHSILRSVKKLSYRLYRDGDKYDAARLINAETSWSKTSSEILTTLHFLFNQPGMYALLIFDGSKQSNALAGHWLIDCQKATDAPLYPEHPGMWGPSEHFFKMGMSVKNIESSTVQTDSSGECQLEFSGSKDFHANFHLFEDKKTNRLPKDHVSTKYANNVKDTVQCCVKLPHPGSYALQFYAAEIGVKTLNNCGIWLLTWRKAV; translated from the exons ATGGCTTCCATACCGGTCATCAACATTcccgatgatgaagatggtgctTCCCCCGCTGGCCTACCAAACATCACCGTCGACGATGTCGATTCAGATCATCCTACATCAGTGAAGGAACACACTAGGACATCATTGACCACGGTAAAGATATCTCCGGATAATCTGTCAGTCGGAGACGGGAAACGCAGACGATCGATAATCGAGATCGAAAACACTACCGTCACCCAACAATCGTTTGCGATCGTACCCAAACCGCTTGAGAAAGACGGCGGACTTGTAGTTCCACCTGTATCGCAACGGCGTAGAATTTCAGTCGTCCAATGGAGGGATATCAACGAGTCACTCTTCGATGATACGATCAAGTTTGAAGATACTGGTTTGGATCATGGAGTGACGAATAATGCCATCAGACCCGGATTGCGTAACATCGAAGACACCTTCTGGAATGGAAAGAAGGCATTGATTCCTGATTATGACCTCATGAGAAAAATTGATGAGATTGCAATTAAT GGTCCGAAAATACCACAGACCGATATCAAATCTCTTGTACTGAAGCTTACGGAGACAGCTGAAGGAGAACTTCAAAAGATCAGAATCATATTTCGGTGGATCTCACATAATATTTCGTACGATAGTGCATTCCTGAACACCAATATACGAGCCGATCAGTCCCCGGCAGCCGTTTTACATTCTGGGACAGCCCTGTGTGAAGGATTTTCTCAGCTACTCAGCGAAATGTCCAG GTTGGCCGGCATTAGATGTGAAACTATTATCGGAGTTTCTAAATCGATTGGGTTCTATCCCGGAGCAACGGACTACCTTTATAACCAAGGGAGACACGCATGGAACAGAATACGCATAGAAGACCAGTGGTACTACTGTGATTCCGCTTGGGCAGCTGGGGTTTCAA AACACGATGGAGACGGAGCATATATCTTCGAACGTCGATGGGGTGAAGGCTTCTTCCTCGCAAATCCTGATCAGTTTACTGCGACACACTTCCCCATCGAAAATGGCTCTCATCCAGACTTAGAACCTTGGAGCAACAGCATCCAGGTCGGCCGTGCAGCATTTCTTTTCAAACTTAAGTGTctttcacatgacaaaggtaTCATCAACGCCAAAGACAATAAGGTTTCAATCAGGATCAAGAGTGAGTATCCCCTCAATGCTTTCTTTAGGTTGACTCGACAGAACCATGATGGTGAAGAGGTTATGAACTGCGTTCTGCACTGGTGGAAAGATGATGTCCTCAACTGCCGTGTTGAGTTTCAGGAACCAGGAAAGTACATCTATACTGCATATGGAACTTTGCCTCAACAAGAGCACGGACCAGGCAACCACGCTTTCTCCAGCATAGTTGCAGAGTATTATGGAACTCGACTTATGTCATTCACGATATTAGCAGAAGGGGACAACTCTGGCACACCATTACCGATTGAGAACGGTGATATATGGGGCATCGATCCACGATGTCTCCAGAGAGGGTTCTCGGCAATTTCCCATCAAGATCCGTTTGTAGATGCTATCGATGGGCGTGCAACGATAAGCTTCAAGCAAGTCGGTGATATCATGCCTACGGTGTCTCATTTTTCACACACTGACAGCCCTGACGTGCATTTGGAAGATCACGTCTATATAGAGACAGTTGGACAAAGGTTGGTCTGCCACATTTCTTGTCCAAGACCCGGTAAGTACACTTTTATCGTGAAAATGAAGTACGCCGACGACAAATACCATCATGCCGCTTCTTATGTGATAACATCGACGAGGAAATTCAAAGGTGGTGATGATGCACCTATTACTTTTCCGAGAGGTCACAATGGAATATGGGGTCCAAACGACGAGTTCTTCAAAATGGGTTTATCGGTGAGAGGTCCAGATTCCTCTACAATTCTTGCGAAGGAAGGGGAGTGTTATTTCGTTATACGCTGTGATAAATCACAAGATATGGAGACTAACTTGACTCTCAAGGTTGGTGGTTCAGACAATGAACTCAGGGATGGCCACGCATTTGTTCAGAGTGCCAAGGGAAAATCTACTACAACCGCTTCTATCAGTCTCTGTCTTTCTGAAGCTGGCATGTACGAGTTGAAACTATTTGCAAGATTACATGCGGGAATTGACATGAGCTATGTTGGTTCTTGGTTGGTTGTTTGCGAAAGGCCATGTTATAAATCACTCTTTCCGAAAGGAGCTGTCAAGTGCGGTCCTACAGAAGAGTTTTCCAAACACGGTCTGAAATACGACAAAGAGGCTTTGGTGGAAACCGTTGAAGGAGAATGCGAAATAGAGGTCACTCTAACAGAAGAGGTTTTTCTGACATTCTCATTAAAGAGTGGAGATACTGAAAAGGACATTCACCAAGGAAAGATGTTTGGGGAAGTGATTGAGCGTGATGAGAGGAAAGTCGCTGTCTTCCACTTCAGACTGCACGAGACAGGTCTGTACGCATTCCGCCTCTTTGTTAAGAAGACTCCAAAACAGGACAAAGCTACATATGTAGGAATGTGGCTCATCGATTGCCATGAGGTATCAGCAAAGGAACCATACCCACCTCATAGCGGACTCTGGGGTCCTAACCAAGTTTTTCGCGACGCAGGAATGTCCCTGGTAAATTTAGAAACCAGTCACATCCGACTTCCAAAAGGTGAAGGGAAACTCTGCATCAGACATAGCATCCTGAGGTCTGTAAAGAAGTTGTCCTACCGGTTATACAGAGATGGTGATAAATATGATGCCGCCCGTCTCATCAATGCAGAAACAAGCTGGTCAAAGACTTCTTCGGAAATCCTTACTACGCTCCATTTCCTTTTCAACCAGCCTGGTATGTATGCTCTGTTGATCTTCGATGGATCGAAGCAATCAAACGCACTTGCTGGGCACTGGCTGATAGACTGTCAGAAGGCTACAGATGCACCTTTGTATCCTGAGCATCCTGGGATGTGGGGACCATCCGAACACTTCTTTAAGATGGGAATGTCCGTCAAGAACATCGAAAGCTCGACCGTCCAGACTGATTCGTCAGGAGAATGCCAACTCGAATTCTCAGGATCTAAAGACTTTCATGCCAACTTTCATCTCTTTGAAGATAAGAAAACAAACAGGCTTCCCAAGGATCACGTGTCAACGAAATATGCCAACAATGTGAAAGACACGGTTCAGTGCTGTGTCAAACTGCCTCACCCCGGATCCTACGCACTTCAGTTCTATGCAGCGGAGATTGGCGTCAAAACACTTAATAACTGTGGTATATGGTTGCTAACGTGGAGAAAAGCAGTGTAA